A single genomic interval of Rhodothermales bacterium harbors:
- a CDS encoding M56 family metallopeptidase: protein GELVDLSTVAGVSIGSLILVASAAAAAVFGLISFVTDIRALGRFRRDLREVTDRRALDILNEAQTEQRVSSHIRLVSSGAIDSPAAFGWLRPSIVVPDELLSQPGELRLILLHETAHLARGDFALDTLARIVRTLFGWHPLVTYLFRTHAYWREAACDLAVLASSDVDRSAYAQLLLSVSRVRGRRQPVLVASMATTASQLTRRIETMTRLKNPTLTMPIVRRLLVFSVLAGVVTFTACSESTPSVVEAGSEADTAKKESGPEEVYDVVEKMPQIVGGLQAVTQSIVYPEVAKKEKIEGRVIVTFVVEKDGAVSNAEILQSDVLGTGTSDDGGAGKYLDAEALRAVSEIRFEPGQHQGKPVRVQMVLPISFKLN from the coding sequence GGTGAACTGGTCGACCTGTCGACGGTGGCCGGCGTTTCGATCGGTTCTCTAATCCTGGTGGCGAGCGCGGCCGCAGCGGCCGTGTTCGGTCTGATCAGCTTCGTCACGGACATCCGCGCACTCGGGCGATTCCGGCGGGACCTTAGAGAGGTAACGGACCGTCGGGCCCTCGACATCCTGAATGAGGCACAGACCGAACAGCGAGTGTCATCGCACATTCGGCTGGTGTCCTCCGGAGCAATCGACTCACCCGCCGCCTTCGGTTGGTTGCGACCATCCATTGTCGTGCCGGATGAACTACTGTCACAGCCCGGCGAGTTACGTCTCATCCTGCTACACGAGACCGCTCACCTTGCCCGGGGTGATTTCGCCCTGGACACGCTGGCCCGCATTGTCCGGACGCTCTTCGGGTGGCATCCGCTCGTCACTTACCTCTTCCGGACCCATGCATACTGGCGCGAGGCGGCGTGTGATCTCGCCGTCCTGGCGTCGTCGGACGTAGATCGATCTGCATATGCACAACTTCTATTGTCTGTCTCCAGGGTCCGCGGCAGACGCCAGCCCGTACTCGTCGCCTCAATGGCGACCACCGCATCGCAACTAACAAGAAGAATAGAAACCATGACAAGATTGAAGAATCCGACCCTGACCATGCCGATCGTCCGGCGCCTCCTGGTCTTCTCCGTCCTCGCCGGCGTCGTCACGTTCACGGCGTGCAGCGAATCAACCCCGTCCGTAGTGGAAGCCGGCTCCGAGGCTGACACCGCAAAGAAAGAATCGGGACCCGAAGAGGTCTATGACGTGGTCGAAAAGATGCCTCAGATCGTAGGTGGACTTCAGGCTGTTACTCAGTCGATCGTTTATCCCGAAGTGGCAAAGAAGGAAAAGATCGAGGGCCGCGTCATTGTCACGTTCGTCGTTGAAAAGGATGGCGCCGTTTCAAATGCCGAGATTCTACAGAGCGACGTCCTCGGAACGGGGACTTCCGACGATGGCGGCGCAGGCAAGTATCTCGATGCCGAAGCTCTTCGGGCCGTGTCCGAAATTAGGTTCGAGCCCGGTCAGCACCAAGGCAAACCGGTGCGGGTTCAGATGGTATTGCCGATCTCGTTCAAGTTGAACTGA
- a CDS encoding RidA family protein — protein MNKLAVVITLLLAGAGCAQPGVPDADVEFLASDEFTALGLPFSEAVRVGNTLYLSGQIGNLPGTFDLIPGGVTPETEQTLKNISSILARYDSGLDRVVKCTVFLVDIGEWPAVNAVYRTFFEPPYPARSAVAGTGLALGARVEIECIATVD, from the coding sequence ATGAACAAACTTGCTGTCGTCATCACTCTTCTTCTTGCAGGCGCGGGTTGTGCTCAACCCGGAGTGCCGGACGCCGACGTGGAGTTTCTTGCATCGGACGAATTCACGGCGCTGGGGCTTCCGTTCTCAGAGGCAGTGCGCGTTGGTAACACGCTGTATCTCTCCGGACAGATCGGCAATCTGCCGGGGACGTTCGACCTGATCCCGGGCGGGGTGACGCCGGAGACCGAGCAGACGTTGAAGAACATTTCATCCATTCTTGCTCGGTATGATTCCGGGCTGGATCGAGTCGTAAAGTGCACGGTGTTTCTGGTCGACATTGGCGAATGGCCAGCCGTCAACGCCGTATACAGGACGTTCTTCGAACCACCCTATCCTGCCCGGAGTGCCGTCGCGGGAACAGGGCTGGCGCTCGGCGCCCGGGTCGAGATCGAGTGCATTGCGACGGTAGACTGA
- a CDS encoding DinB family protein, producing the protein MDPSILLLQERTLMARLVRGLDHDQLVDIPEGHRNNILWNLGHVVVTQQRLHNRLAGLEMYVSPEMEAAFQIGTSPADWTDAPDLPTIVSLLHDLPVRLRDDYKAGRFANFQEYTTATGIQLGTIEDALAFNHFHEGLHMGVMMSLRKLVT; encoded by the coding sequence ATGGACCCGAGCATACTTCTTCTGCAGGAACGGACGCTGATGGCACGGCTCGTACGTGGTCTGGACCATGATCAACTGGTTGATATTCCTGAAGGTCATCGGAACAACATCCTCTGGAATCTGGGGCACGTGGTTGTGACACAGCAGAGGCTGCACAACAGGTTGGCTGGTCTTGAGATGTACGTTTCGCCAGAGATGGAGGCAGCTTTTCAGATCGGAACCTCGCCAGCCGATTGGACCGACGCGCCGGACCTCCCGACGATCGTGTCATTGCTACACGACTTGCCTGTGCGACTACGCGATGACTATAAAGCCGGCCGGTTCGCGAACTTTCAGGAATACACGACCGCCACCGGAATTCAGCTTGGGACCATCGAGGACGCTCTTGCCTTCAATCACTTCCACGAAGGTCTACACATGGGTGTGATGATGAGTCTCCGCAAATTGGTGACGTAA
- a CDS encoding carbon-nitrogen hydrolase family protein, with protein MQDSFKIAAVQASSVFLDHDACVDKVCRLIEEAAAGGARLVVFPEAFIPGYPVWSWFIPPVNTHPLREVYAELHANSVSIPGPTTARIGEAAAAQGVSVAVGVNERNSEASESTLYNTLLFIGSDGSILGKHRKLVPTAAERMVWGRGDGSGLKVYETEIGRLGGLICWENYMPLARYALAAMGEQIHVAPTWDRGEPWISTMRHTAKESRCFVVSCCQAFHKDDIPDRFTFKEKFLEHVDGWINPGLSLIVDPDGKIVAGPVAEEETILYADVRPDQLVGPRWQLDVAGHYARPDIFELNLNRSATPFLQIAENEAKPLGDDVPQHDDEVA; from the coding sequence ATGCAGGATTCATTCAAGATCGCCGCTGTGCAGGCCAGTTCCGTTTTTCTCGACCACGATGCATGCGTCGACAAAGTCTGTCGCTTGATAGAGGAGGCGGCGGCAGGAGGTGCACGGCTGGTCGTATTCCCTGAGGCATTCATTCCCGGCTACCCGGTGTGGTCGTGGTTTATCCCGCCGGTCAATACGCATCCCCTCCGCGAAGTCTACGCCGAGTTGCACGCTAATTCGGTTTCGATACCGGGTCCCACAACGGCGCGAATCGGTGAGGCGGCCGCGGCCCAAGGAGTCTCCGTTGCCGTCGGTGTCAATGAGCGCAACAGTGAGGCCAGTGAATCGACACTCTACAACACGCTGCTCTTCATTGGATCAGACGGGTCAATTCTCGGCAAGCATCGAAAACTTGTTCCGACCGCTGCTGAACGGATGGTGTGGGGACGCGGTGACGGAAGCGGGCTCAAGGTCTATGAGACCGAAATCGGGCGCCTCGGCGGTCTTATTTGCTGGGAGAATTACATGCCGCTTGCAAGGTATGCGCTTGCTGCAATGGGTGAACAGATTCATGTTGCACCCACATGGGATCGCGGCGAGCCGTGGATCTCTACGATGAGGCACACGGCAAAGGAGAGCCGGTGCTTTGTGGTGTCATGCTGTCAGGCGTTCCACAAGGACGACATTCCGGACAGGTTCACTTTCAAGGAGAAATTCCTCGAACACGTGGACGGATGGATCAATCCCGGCCTGAGTCTGATCGTAGATCCTGACGGCAAGATCGTTGCAGGTCCGGTGGCGGAGGAAGAGACTATTCTGTACGCAGACGTTCGGCCGGATCAGCTCGTCGGACCCAGATGGCAACTGGACGTCGCCGGCCATTACGCGCGACCCGATATCTTTGAGCTTAATCTCAATCGCAGCGCGACTCCTTTCCTTCAGATCGCGGAGAACGAGGCGAAACCGCTTGGCGATGACGTTCCACAACACGATGACGAGGTAGCGTAA